One genomic window of Actinoalloteichus hoggarensis includes the following:
- a CDS encoding ABC transporter substrate-binding protein, translating to MINTNPQAPSGTTVRHRRRDSAALLLTALVGVLGLAGCASREEPSDAAGQVDGDFPVQVSIAGAEPVTIEDRPTQIVSLSPSATEMLFAIGAGDQVVAVDDNSDYPPEAPTSDLSGFSPSPEAVADHHPDLVVAANDAEGLVEGMTAVGVPVLLLPAAEDLAGTYAQIEALGEATGHAEAARDLATDLETRIDEIVADADVPEGLSFYHEVSEDLYSVGSTTFIGQVYGLFGMTNIADEAPAGGDYPQLANEFIVESNPDVIFLADVVCCGQSAETIAERPGWETMTAVQTGTVVPLDDDLASRWGPRVVEFVEAVADGATSTDQTG from the coding sequence GTGATCAACACGAACCCGCAGGCCCCGTCCGGCACCACCGTCCGACACAGGCGGCGCGATTCGGCCGCGCTGCTGCTCACGGCGCTGGTGGGGGTGCTGGGGCTCGCGGGCTGCGCGAGCCGTGAAGAGCCCTCGGACGCCGCCGGGCAGGTCGACGGCGACTTCCCAGTGCAGGTCTCCATCGCGGGCGCCGAGCCGGTCACCATCGAGGACCGGCCCACGCAGATCGTCTCCCTCAGCCCCAGCGCCACCGAGATGCTCTTCGCCATCGGAGCGGGGGATCAGGTCGTCGCCGTCGACGACAACTCCGACTACCCGCCGGAGGCGCCGACCAGTGATCTCTCCGGATTCTCCCCGAGTCCCGAGGCCGTCGCCGATCACCACCCGGATCTGGTGGTCGCCGCGAACGACGCCGAGGGTCTGGTCGAGGGCATGACGGCCGTCGGCGTGCCGGTGCTGCTGCTGCCCGCCGCCGAAGACCTCGCAGGCACCTACGCTCAGATCGAGGCCCTTGGCGAAGCCACCGGACACGCCGAAGCCGCTCGTGACCTCGCCACGGACCTGGAGACCAGGATCGACGAGATCGTCGCCGACGCCGACGTCCCCGAAGGCCTGAGCTTTTACCACGAGGTCAGCGAAGACCTCTACAGCGTCGGGTCGACGACCTTCATCGGCCAGGTCTACGGCCTGTTCGGCATGACCAACATCGCCGATGAGGCACCCGCAGGCGGCGACTACCCGCAGCTCGCGAACGAGTTCATCGTCGAAAGCAACCCCGACGTCATCTTCCTGGCCGACGTCGTGTGCTGCGGACAGTCCGCCGAGACGATCGCGGAACGCCCCGGCTGGGAGACGATGACCGCCGTACAGACCGGCACCGTCGTCCCGCTCGACGACGACCTCGCCTCCCGCTGGGGACCGCGAGTCGTGGAGTTCGTCGAAGCCGTCGCCGACGGCGCCACCTCCACGGACCAGACAGGCTGA